The Phoenix dactylifera cultivar Barhee BC4 chromosome 15, palm_55x_up_171113_PBpolish2nd_filt_p, whole genome shotgun sequence genome contains a region encoding:
- the LOC103717770 gene encoding transcription termination factor MTERF4, chloroplastic-like produces MPPLQRRLFYVLHSSSTALKNAFFSSRHHHLFTLSRFSTATVPNPSSAPPFLLQYLINSCGLSSGDAAEAAKHIAHLKSPSNPDSVLRFLKQSGFTDANIRKLVSLHPRVLCSKVEKTLSPKFVALLDMGFPEAEMVQLVSSVPRTIQIHDPRPKIEFWRSLFGTQENLLKALKRNPYLISCNVGKRILPNVSLLRDCGIPDCRIGKMVLNSPRFITMNLDSLKVVIERAEELGVPRSSGMFWQALSAVLCSSRTAVDAKFRLLKSLGWSESEIASAVSKTPKLLHFSEKRIRAKMDFLTKEAGLELSYVAFHPVLLMCSLERRLIPRNHVLRILKSKELPEGGRDFFPAIALTEENFLKKFVLPNEKKIPGLSEAYMAACTGKVPIACKF; encoded by the coding sequence ATGCCGCCGCTCCAAAGGAGGCTCTTTTACGTTCTCCACTCCTCTTCTACTGCTCTCAAGAACGCGTTCTTCTCGTCTCGACATCACCATCTCTTTACTCTCTCTCGCTTCTCTACTGCCACAGTTCCAAATCCATCCTCCGCACCCCCGTTCTTGCTGCAATATCTCATCAATTCATGTGGGCTTTCATCGGGCGACGCGGCGGAAGCAGCGAAACACATCGCGCACCTCAAATCCCCTTCCAATCCTGATTCCGTCCTTCGTTTCCTCAAGCAGAGCGGTTTCACCGACGCCAACATCCGAAAGTTGGTATCTTTGCACCCCAGAGTGCTTTGTTCCAAGGTGGAGAAAACCCTCAGTCCCAAGTTCGTGGCGTTGCTGGACATGGGGTTTCCCGAAGCAGAAATGGTTCAGCTGGTCTCATCGGTGCCAAGGACCATCCAGATTCATGATCCGCGGCCCAAGATCGAGTTTTGGAGGTCTCTGTTTGGTACCCAAGAGAACCTCCTGAAAGCCTTAAAGAGGAACCCATACCTTATCAGCTGCAACGTTGGTAAGAGGATCTTGCCCAATGTTTCGCTTTTACGGGATTGCGGCATTCCTGACTGCCGGATCGGAAAGATGGTTCTAAATTCTCCCAGATTCATCACTATGAATCTCGATTCATTGAAGGTTGTTATTGAACGTGCTGAAGAATTAGGGGTCCCCCGTAGTTCGGGTATGTTCTGGCAGGCGCTCTCTGCTGTCCTTTGCAGCAGTAGAACTGCGGTCGATGCGAAGTTCAGGCTCTTGAAGAGCCTTGGGTGGTCGGAATCCGAGATTGCCTCTGCAGTCAGCAAGACCCCGAAGCTGTTGCATTTTTCTGAGAAGAGAATACGTGCTAAGATGGATTTTTTGACAAAAGAAGCTGGGCTTGAGCTCTCGTATGTTGCCTTCCACCCAGTGCTCCTCATGTGCAGCTTGGAGAGGAGgttgattcccaggaatcatgtGCTGAGGATTCTCAAGTCGAAAGAATTGCCTGAGGGAGGACGGGACTTCTTTCCTGCCATTGCATTAACCGAAGAGAACTTCCTCAAGAAGTTTGTTCTTCCGAATGAGAAGAAGATTCCAGGCCTTTCTGAAGCTTATATGGCTGCTTGTACTGGGAAAGTACCTATTGCTTGCAAGTTTTGA
- the LOC103717780 gene encoding ATP synthase delta chain, chloroplastic-like: MVDTATFSYDSFLADISNSNGTLEATIAEVEKVDRIFSDPAVQSFFVNPTIPPEKKQEVVKEIASSSELQPHTANFLNILVDMKRIDIIKDIVKEFEVFYNRITGTEVAVVSSVMRLESQDLAQIAQSVQRLTGAKNVRIKTVIDSSLVAGFTIRYGPSGSKLIDMSVKKQLDEIAAQLDFSSIALA; encoded by the coding sequence ATGGTCGACACCGCCACCTTCAGCTATGACTCCTTCCTCGCCGACATCTCCAACTCCAATGGCACCCTCGAGGCCACCATTGCCGAAGTCGAGAAGGTCGACCGCATCTTCTCCGACCCCGCCGTCCAGTCCTTCTTCGTCAACCCCACGATCCCGCCGGAGAAGAAGCAGGAGGTGGTGAAAGAGATCGCCTCCTCCTCCGAGCTTCAACCCCACACCGCCAACTTCCTCAACATCCTCGTCGACATGAAGCGGATCGATATCATCAAAGACATCGTCAAGGAGTTCGAGGTGTTCTACAATCGGATCACCGGCACGGAGGTGGCCGTGGTGTCATCGGTGATGCGGCTTGAGTCCCAGGACCTCGCTCAGATCGCTCAGTCGGTGCAAAGGCTCACAGGGGCCAAGAATGTGAGGATTAAGACAGTCATCGATTCCTCTCTCGTTGCTGGGTTCACCATCCGGTACGGGCCGTCGGGGTCGAAGCTTATTGACATGAGCGTCAAGAAACAGCTCGACGAGATTGCCGCGCAGCTCGACTTCTCCTCCATTGCCCTCGCCTGA